The following proteins are co-located in the Shouchella hunanensis genome:
- a CDS encoding DRTGG domain-containing protein: protein MTKHEQIIDYITQLPIGGKISVRQIAKAMSVSEGTAYRAIKEAESQGLVSTIERVGTIRIEKKKKDNIEKLTFAEVVNIVDGQVLGGRSGLHKTLSRFVIGAMKTEAMMRYVTAGNLLIVGNRYQVHKIALETGAAVLITGGFDTSSDVIKLADELDLPVISTSYDTFTVAAMINRAIYDQLIKKEIVVVDDILIPLEKTYYLTIGESVQHWQELNERTGHSRYPVVDNTLKVQGMIAAKDVFDQLKQQPIEKVMTQNPITVNEKTSIAAVAHIMVWQGIELLPVTDGQKRLLGVVSRQDVLKAMQTTQRQPHVGETLEEIVTSRMEQVTENKQEPVYHIVVSPQMTDQLGTVSYGVMTTIMIEGARRTLRMHKRGDIVVENLTLYFLKPIQIDTEVKVIPRLLEVGRKHGKFDVEVYREGEIVGKALLTAQLIEA from the coding sequence GTGACTAAACACGAGCAAATAATTGATTATATTACTCAGCTCCCAATTGGAGGAAAGATCTCCGTTCGTCAAATTGCTAAAGCAATGTCTGTAAGTGAGGGGACGGCTTATCGAGCAATTAAAGAAGCCGAATCACAGGGGCTTGTTTCAACGATTGAACGAGTAGGAACGATTCGAATTGAGAAAAAGAAAAAAGACAACATCGAGAAGCTAACCTTTGCAGAAGTCGTAAATATTGTTGATGGACAAGTTCTTGGAGGGAGATCTGGTTTACATAAAACGCTAAGTCGCTTTGTCATAGGAGCGATGAAAACAGAAGCTATGATGCGCTATGTAACGGCAGGAAACTTACTCATTGTTGGAAATCGTTATCAAGTGCATAAGATCGCCCTTGAAACAGGAGCGGCAGTGTTAATTACAGGAGGCTTTGATACGAGCTCAGATGTGATTAAGCTTGCAGATGAACTTGATTTGCCGGTTATTTCGACGTCTTACGATACATTTACAGTCGCTGCAATGATTAACCGAGCTATATACGACCAGTTAATTAAAAAAGAGATTGTCGTAGTTGATGATATTTTAATTCCGTTAGAAAAAACGTACTATTTAACGATAGGTGAATCGGTTCAGCACTGGCAAGAACTCAACGAACGAACAGGTCATAGTCGCTATCCAGTTGTGGACAATACGCTTAAAGTACAAGGGATGATTGCTGCAAAAGACGTATTTGATCAATTAAAACAACAGCCAATCGAAAAAGTGATGACGCAAAACCCTATTACTGTGAATGAAAAAACGTCAATTGCCGCTGTAGCCCATATTATGGTGTGGCAAGGCATTGAATTGCTACCTGTAACCGATGGACAAAAAAGGTTGCTTGGTGTTGTTAGTAGACAAGATGTTTTAAAGGCTATGCAAACAACACAACGTCAGCCGCACGTAGGAGAGACCTTAGAAGAAATTGTAACAAGCAGAATGGAGCAGGTGACAGAAAATAAACAAGAGCCTGTTTATCATATTGTTGTTAGCCCGCAAATGACTGATCAATTAGGAACGGTTTCTTATGGGGTAATGACAACGATTATGATTGAAGGGGCTAGACGTACATTACGTATGCACAAGCGTGGCGATATCGTTGTCGAAAATTTAACACTATACTTTTTAAAGCCCATTCAAATTGATACAGAAGTAAAAGTTATACCACGATTGCTAGAAGTGGGGAGAAAACACGGCAAATTTGATGTGGAGGTTTACCGAGAAGGAGAGATTGTTGGGAAAGCGTTATTAACAGCACAGTTGATCGAAGCTTAA
- a CDS encoding metal-dependent hydrolase, with product MEVSFHGHSVVKIKTSGKTILIDPFITGNSQTDLTAQDEHPDVILLTHGHNDHVGDTVEIAKRSGALVVAVAELATYMSFQGVESVHPMSIGGSYEFDFGTVKFTQAFHGSSYTEEENQRIVYTGMPGGILFKAEGKTIYHMGDTALFSDLKMIGERNNIDVAFVPMGDNFTMGPEDAETAVEWINPKVAVPIHFNTFPPIKQDAKAFVERLPHGKGKFLEAGETIRL from the coding sequence ATGGAAGTCAGTTTTCATGGACATTCAGTTGTTAAAATTAAAACAAGCGGGAAAACGATTTTAATTGATCCGTTCATTACAGGAAATAGCCAAACGGATCTGACGGCGCAAGACGAACATCCTGATGTCATTTTACTTACCCACGGTCATAATGACCATGTTGGGGACACTGTGGAAATAGCCAAACGCTCTGGTGCACTAGTGGTTGCCGTAGCAGAACTCGCTACTTATATGAGTTTTCAAGGTGTAGAATCTGTTCATCCTATGTCGATTGGTGGCTCGTACGAATTTGATTTTGGTACCGTGAAGTTTACACAGGCATTTCATGGTTCCTCGTATACAGAGGAGGAAAACCAAAGAATTGTGTATACAGGAATGCCAGGTGGAATTTTGTTTAAAGCAGAAGGCAAAACGATTTATCATATGGGTGACACCGCATTATTTAGTGATTTAAAAATGATTGGTGAACGAAATAATATTGACGTTGCCTTTGTACCAATGGGAGATAATTTCACAATGGGCCCTGAAGATGCAGAGACAGCTGTTGAATGGATAAACCCAAAAGTAGCGGTTCCAATTCATTTCAATACCTTCCCACCTATTAAGCAAGATGCTAAAGCTTTTGTGGAGCGATTGCCACACGGAAAAGGAAAATTTTTAGAAGCGGGTGAAACGATTCGCCTTTAA
- a CDS encoding M24 family metallopeptidase, giving the protein MNLERLQLLQQHTKQEEADFAFITNKDSLFYLTGLLANPHERLMALFILQDSYVFVIPKMEQELVRQAGYQGDILPYSDHEDVWQLIKEKLQENQLTTITSILMEESTLTFARMKALESLGHSIRFTNCEHVLMNQRLVKSDDELEILQEAAAFADAGVEFGIKALYTGVTELEVIAEIEYELKKQGISEMAFQTTVLFGDHAASPHGKPGTRALKEGEFVLFDLGVVVNGYCSDITRTVAYGEVPEKHQLVYNTVLEAEETAVAAVKPDVVIGELDTIARTVIENAGFGDYFTHRLGHGLGINVHEFPSMSQNNVDVLLEGMTFTIEPGIYIPGEVGVRIEDDVVVTDSGVETLTIFPKALINVPPREH; this is encoded by the coding sequence ATGAACTTAGAACGACTGCAATTACTACAACAGCATACGAAACAAGAAGAAGCGGACTTTGCTTTTATTACGAACAAAGACTCTTTATTTTATTTAACTGGATTGCTTGCCAATCCCCATGAGCGATTAATGGCGCTTTTCATCTTACAGGATTCTTATGTATTTGTTATTCCTAAAATGGAACAGGAGCTTGTTCGGCAAGCAGGTTATCAAGGCGACATTCTCCCTTACAGCGACCATGAAGACGTATGGCAACTGATAAAAGAAAAACTTCAGGAAAACCAACTAACTACTATTACGTCGATTTTAATGGAGGAAAGCACACTAACTTTCGCCCGTATGAAAGCTTTAGAATCGCTGGGCCATTCGATTCGTTTTACGAATTGCGAACACGTTCTAATGAATCAGCGTTTAGTAAAATCTGATGATGAATTGGAAATTTTACAAGAAGCGGCTGCTTTTGCTGATGCTGGTGTCGAGTTTGGCATTAAAGCATTGTATACAGGAGTTACAGAATTAGAAGTCATTGCTGAAATTGAATACGAGTTAAAAAAGCAAGGCATTTCGGAAATGGCGTTTCAAACAACGGTTTTGTTTGGCGATCATGCCGCCTCTCCACATGGTAAACCGGGGACACGCGCGTTAAAAGAAGGCGAATTCGTATTGTTTGATTTAGGAGTTGTAGTAAATGGCTACTGTTCCGACATTACACGTACAGTTGCATATGGCGAAGTCCCTGAAAAGCACCAGCTTGTTTACAATACAGTCTTAGAAGCAGAGGAAACAGCGGTTGCAGCGGTTAAACCAGATGTTGTCATTGGGGAATTAGACACGATTGCTCGAACCGTAATCGAAAACGCTGGGTTTGGTGATTATTTTACTCATCGTTTAGGTCACGGTCTCGGTATTAATGTACACGAATTCCCTTCTATGAGTCAGAACAATGTCGATGTACTGCTAGAAGGCATGACGTTTACAATTGAACCAGGTATTTATATCCCTGGTGAAGTAGGTGTTCGAATTGAAGATGATGTCGTTGTCACAGATAGTGGCGTCGAGACACTGACCATTTTCCCTAAAGCACTTATTAACGTCCCACCAAGAGAGCACTAG
- a CDS encoding SDR family oxidoreductase, with protein sequence MRHAMITAGTKGLGLKVTESFLKSGYQVTVTYLNDRERAQTLQDKWGTERLQIIRTDVTKRDDCKELVTRAQAFAGRIDVCIHNAGPYVFEKKKLVDYEEAEWNAMIDGNLTSSFHLMKEVVPIMRKQQFGRIVFYGFQGANNAPGWIYRSAYAAAKVGLVSLMKTISIEEAEYGITANMVCPGNIMGEMKEATIEEARHHKDQNTPIGRSGTGEDIARTVMFLCEDNADMVTGTVVEVTGGVDVIHRYR encoded by the coding sequence TTGCGACATGCAATGATAACGGCTGGGACAAAAGGACTAGGTTTAAAAGTAACTGAATCATTTCTGAAGTCAGGCTATCAAGTAACGGTTACGTATTTAAATGACCGCGAACGTGCACAAACGTTGCAAGACAAATGGGGAACAGAGCGCTTACAAATTATTCGAACAGACGTGACAAAGCGAGATGATTGCAAAGAACTTGTTACACGTGCTCAAGCATTTGCAGGTCGAATAGATGTATGTATTCATAATGCAGGCCCTTATGTATTTGAGAAGAAGAAGCTGGTGGATTATGAAGAAGCTGAGTGGAATGCTATGATTGATGGCAATTTAACGTCTTCTTTTCATCTAATGAAAGAAGTCGTTCCGATTATGAGAAAACAGCAATTTGGTCGAATCGTCTTTTATGGCTTCCAAGGTGCCAACAATGCACCTGGCTGGATTTACCGATCTGCTTATGCAGCTGCTAAAGTGGGGCTCGTTTCATTAATGAAGACCATTTCAATTGAGGAAGCGGAATACGGCATTACGGCGAATATGGTATGTCCAGGTAATATAATGGGAGAGATGAAGGAAGCTACGATTGAAGAAGCACGTCATCATAAGGATCAAAATACACCAATCGGGCGATCAGGCACAGGAGAAGATATTGCCCGAACCGTTATGTTTTTATGTGAAGATAACGCAGATATGGTCACAGGCACCGTAGTTGAAGTAACTGGCGGAGTCGATGTTATCCACCGATACAGATGA
- the argH gene encoding argininosuccinate lyase, protein MSKLWGGRFTKSAEEWVDEFGASIGFDKQLVFEDIQGSIAHVTMLAACEIVTEEEKNTIVAGLQTLKKKAEEGTLAYEVAQEDIHLNIEKQLIDEIGPVGGKLHTGRSRNDQVATDMHLYLYKETKTIMEAIRAMQESLIHQAQEHVETLIPGYTHLQRAQPVSFAHHLLAYFWMLERDYSRFHDSLKRVNVSPLGAGALAGTTFPIDRHMTAELLGFDGIYENSLDAVSDRDFIVEFLSASSTLMMHLSRLCEEMIFWSSQECQFIELDDAFATGSSIMPQKKNPDMAELIRGKTGRVYGNLFSLLTTLKGLPLAYNKDMQEDKEGMFDTVVTVKGSLRIFSGMIASMSVKTEQMEAAVSQDFSNATELADYLATKGMPFREAHEVVGKLVLNAIQKNVYLLDLSMDDFTEASALFGEDIYDVLQPKTVVARRNSAGGTGFAQVETAIQKAKEIVSKG, encoded by the coding sequence ATGGGTCGATGAATTTGGCGCCTCCATTGGGTTTGATAAACAATTAGTATTTGAAGACATTCAAGGTAGCATCGCTCATGTGACGATGCTTGCCGCTTGTGAAATCGTGACGGAAGAAGAAAAGAATACAATTGTAGCTGGCTTACAAACGTTGAAGAAAAAAGCCGAAGAGGGAACGCTAGCATATGAAGTTGCTCAGGAAGACATTCATTTAAATATTGAAAAGCAACTAATTGATGAGATTGGTCCTGTGGGAGGCAAGCTACACACAGGACGTAGCCGTAACGATCAAGTGGCTACAGATATGCACCTGTACTTGTATAAAGAGACAAAGACAATTATGGAAGCGATTCGGGCTATGCAAGAATCACTTATTCATCAGGCTCAAGAGCATGTAGAAACCCTCATTCCTGGTTATACACACTTACAGCGTGCGCAACCAGTGTCATTTGCACATCATCTACTTGCATACTTTTGGATGCTTGAGCGTGACTACAGTCGTTTTCATGACAGTTTAAAACGAGTGAATGTGTCGCCTCTAGGTGCAGGTGCACTTGCAGGAACTACGTTTCCGATCGATCGTCATATGACAGCAGAGCTACTAGGGTTTGACGGTATTTATGAGAATAGTTTAGATGCGGTTAGTGACCGTGATTTTATTGTGGAATTTTTATCAGCTTCATCTACTCTCATGATGCACTTATCTCGCCTGTGTGAGGAAATGATTTTTTGGTCCTCTCAAGAATGCCAGTTTATTGAACTGGATGATGCGTTTGCGACAGGCTCTAGTATTATGCCGCAAAAGAAAAACCCTGATATGGCAGAGCTCATTCGCGGAAAAACCGGTCGTGTGTATGGTAATTTATTCTCCCTATTAACGACGTTAAAAGGGCTTCCTCTCGCATACAATAAAGACATGCAAGAAGATAAAGAGGGAATGTTTGACACCGTTGTAACTGTAAAAGGATCACTTCGCATTTTTTCAGGTATGATTGCGAGTATGTCGGTGAAAACAGAGCAAATGGAAGCGGCAGTAAGTCAAGATTTCTCCAATGCAACAGAATTAGCAGATTATTTAGCGACAAAAGGAATGCCGTTTCGTGAAGCCCATGAAGTAGTGGGGAAACTTGTTTTAAATGCAATTCAAAAAAACGTGTACTTACTTGATCTATCAATGGATGATTTTACAGAGGCAAGTGCCTTATTTGGTGAAGACATTTACGATGTCTTACAACCAAAGACTGTAGTGGCTCGTCGAAATAGTGCAGGTGGTACAGGCTTCGCTCAAGTTGAAACCGCCATACAAAAAGCGAAAGAAATCGTAAGTAAGGGTTAG